ACTTCAGGCAACAATTTCGACAGCGGCCCTCCTAATATCCCTATTGGCGGTGAACTACCTGGCGGCTCGAAACCCGGCCAGATGGGACCTGACCAGCGACAAGCTATACACCCTTTCCAAATCCACCAACGAGATATTGAACAAACTCGACGACACGGTGACTGTCAGGATGTATTTCACATCCTCGATCCCTCCTTCCCTTGAGCCGCTACGCAGAGGGATAGAGGACATACTATCTGAATTCAAAACCGCGGCGCACGGAAAAATAAAAATAGAATTCATAGACCCTAACACATCGGCCACCGAGGAACAGAAGGCCGCGCTGCTCGGCATCCCTCCGGTTCAGCTAAACGTCATCGAGAAGGACAAACAGGAAGTTGCAAAGATCTATCTTGGCATGGCCGTAATGTACAAAGGCAGGCAGCAGGTGATACCGGTTGTTAGAAACGTGCAAAACATGGAGTACGATCTCACGGAGGCGATACTCAAAGTCTCTTCCGAAAATATGCCCAAGGTCGCATGGTTCGAAAAAACCGCGGATTCAAAATCTTCTTTCCAGCTGGTAAAAGCGAGCCTTGGAAGGCGCTACGAAGTTTTGGATATAACCGATAAAAATATCGGAGAGTTAGACGCGAAGGATTTCGGAGTCCTCGTTCTGGCGTCCCCTCCGGATTTCTCGAAAAATGAGATCGCGGCCATCGACGGATACCTGATGGATGGCGGCAAGATCATCGCCATGATAGACCGCTTCATCATCGGAACCGACATGGGACTAGAGCCTTTTAAGTCCTCTGCGGTGGATATGCTTTCGCATTACGGAATTGACGTTGATAATTCTATGGTTGTGGATCACTCCAACGCGATGGCCGCATTTACAGGCGGACCCGTAACCTACCACCTCCCTTATCCTTACTGGGTTGAAGTTCGCGCGGGCCAGTTCGATCCGGAAAGCCCCATAGTGTCAGACCTGCAATCCGTAGTCCTTCCATGGACGAGCCCCCTTTCTATTTCCGGTGCCGGGGAGGAAAATGAAGATCAGGTCCTTGCATACTCCAGCCAGCTATCGACTGCCGTTCCGGCCGATGAAATAAAAACGGACCCGAAAACCGCAGGAGAGGCCCTGTTGGACGGGAAAAAAGAAAGCATGCCGCTGATAGCCTTGGCCAAAGGGCCATTCGGGAGCTTCATAAAAAAAATGAGTAAGGGGTCATCGGCCGAAAGTCCGTCTGTCTCAGCGATATTGGCCGTTGGGACCTCCCGATGGATAGATGACGCATTCCTCGAAAATTTTCCGCAAAATGCCGCTATCTTTGAAAACGCCGTCGACGCCTTCGTGATGGGAGAAGCGCTCATAGGAATAAGGTCTCGTTTCGACACCTCGAGGCCAATAGCGATGATGCCTGAGGGGGCCTCGGCCGTCTTCAAATTTCTAAACTTGGCGATAGGCCCTGCTATCATGATCGCGATTGGGGTCGTCGTGTGGATCTTTAGAAAAAGAAAGTTTTCCAACTTAAAGAGGAAATATTCGAAATGAAGAGATCGTTAGTCTATCTGGGGCTAGCCCTAATAGCCGTCATTATAGCTCTGTCAGTCGAGAACCCTTTCTCATCGCGCGTAGCAGACAGCGATGGAATGGGATATTTCATCAAAGATTATGATTCGAAGAATGTCGCAGAACTGAGAATAACACAGCTCCTAGATGGCGTATCTTTGAAAAAGAGCGACGGCGGATGGATCGCTTCGGAAATTCTAACCGATGCAAAAAAGGCCCTGATGTCAGCTGAACACAGATCGGAACCGGAAGTATCATCATCGAAAGCCGATTCAGAAAAAATAATTTCTTACCTTGGAATGTTCGGCGGTCTAGAAGAAGGAATAGAGGTCTCATCGAATCCCGATAACCATAATACCTACATGGTCGGAGCGGCCGGTCTTAGAGTCACGGCTCTATCATCGGAAGGAAAAAAAATATTCGACGTAATAATAGGAAGCGGCGGACCGGATTTCGGAAGCACCTACATTAGGCGCGCCGATGAAGAGAAGGTCTACCTCGTAAGAAGGCCGCTGCTCGGAATATTCTCGCCAAGAGCGCAAGACTGGTTGATGCCAGAATTAAAAGAAGAAGATCAAATACCGCTGAGCGATGCAAATTCGCCGAATCAGTGAGAGAACATCCTGACGCGCTTTCCAGATCCCCCGTTCCTTTATATGCTGACGTATCCTCCTCTACGGAATCAAGAACCTCAACAGCATTAATCTTTCCAGCTCCGAAGCTGTCTCGTTTGTCGGTTGTTTTCTTCGTCATCCCGGCCTCGGAGGCCCCCTCGGCCAGCGCATTCCTGACTTCCTTCACCCCAAGGGTATTGTTTCTTTCCAGAAGAAGCGCCACAACCCCGGCTATATAAGGCGAGGCCATCGATGTTCCTGCATTTTTAAAATGAAGTTCATTCGTCTTGAGGGCGCTGGAAACTCCGCTCTCCCTTGCCTTCGAAGAGACTATAGGTTCACCCGGCGCGACTATATCCGGCTTCGTTCTGGCGTCGGCGGTAGGCCCGAGGCTTGAGAATGAAGAGAGGTCATCGACGATGGAACCAAGACCTCCAGGAGAATCTATATCCGCCTGGCTGTAGGTTTTACCATTCATGCCAGTCCATTCGCTGACCCCTGAACCGATAGGTTTCTCCGCCAGCCAGCTGCCAACTGCGATAACTCCCTTTGCTGTCGCAGGGATCGTCGTTGTCATAAGGCTGTCACCGTCGAAAAGATCGTATGCCGCCCCCTTTCCACTCCCAGCCATGTCCGGCGCCACACCTTCGATCCCCTTCAAGAAATCATGAAAGGAGGTGTGATCGTAATAAAGCCACATATTTCCGCTGCATTCTCCGGAGGAAGATTTAATAACTATATCAAACCACATGCTCTCGAGAAGCGCTCCAAGCTCGCTCTTGGCAGGATAAAGGAGCACAGTAGCGTGTGGCTTATCGTTTCTTATATCCGACGGATCAATTTCGATGTCGGCCTTCACCGAACCGTCCTCCGCTGTAATCGTATCGGAACTCTCCTCACCGAATGAAATATTCTTTGCATGGAGGACGGCCTGGCTCGTCGAGGTGAGTCCCGCGAAGGTGAAGTCTTCAACTGCTCGTCCTTCGGTATATCCATACACGGACAGCTCGCAATTGCCGGCATTTCCATCGAGCCATATATCAACCATGGTGCCACCGACGAAGGATGAAGTACTACTTGACCCGTTCCATATAGCAAGCCTGGAACCTTTTGCTTCTTTAGAACCTACTGCTATCGAAGAATGTATTCCGCCTATGTAGGGCCTTCGCGTCGGCCAAAAAGATTCCGGTATGACCTGTTCGTTGCCGGCAGCGCCTACGATTATTCTGCCAACCCCTGTTTGTTCAGTCAGCCCCTCTTCCATCAGCGATGTCCCGTCGTGGGCTCCAAGGGAAGTCCCAAGGCTCAAGTTTACAACAGCGGCCTTGTCAAGGAGGTCTGCCTTTTCAAAAATCGCAGCGACGCTATCGACGACGCTAGCACCAAAAGATGTTGGCAATTCACCGCTGGTATAGGCATCAGAGGCGTCGAGAAATGCAAACATGATATCCGCCTGCGGCGCTATCCCGGTATATTCAGAATCGGAACTCGCCGCTATTCCCGTAACGTGGGTTCCATGAGTGAATCCCTGTCCGCCATCCTCTATTTCACATGATTTTCCCGTTATTGAGCCCTTGGTACACTCGATAGTTCGGTCGTCAATCTTCTGTTTCAGGTATTGAATCCTCGTAACGCGTGAAGAATCCCAAAAATCAGGATGGCCGTAATCGAGACCGTCATCTACAACTCCGATAACCACATTCTTCCCCTTATACTTCACACCGAGCCCTTTTCCGTTTTGCACATCTGCCACGTTACCGGCTGCACGCGCAGTATCCATCTTTGAAGAAAGCGGGGATGAAAACTCTACGAATAAAACTTCCTCTCTATCGGCCAAGGGCTTGACCATATCGATGGGTATCGATGCCGAAAGGATCGATCCTGTTATCGCTGTCGCTGAACCGCCACTTTTTTCTACAAACTCAATTGTATCTTTCGCGTTTTTGGATTTTACGAGACAGGGAACCAGTCGTATTCCGCCACGCTCGGGAAGCGTCTTCGACCATGTCGCAGCTTCCCCCTTCCGAACTATCGACCTCATCATCAGATCCATGCCGCCGGGATAAGCGCTGCCATAGTTCGCAAAAAAGATAATAAAAAACAGGAAGGATATCTTACGCACCAAAACCCCCGCGAAATTAGTTTTTCCAAGTGTGAGATGAACAGGAAAAAATACCCAAATCAACTACATTCAGAGGCACCGATGAAACTAACTTTGGGAGAACCGATGAGGGGCTCCGAAAGCGAAGTCTCCTTTTCAGCGACCTATTATGACCCTCAAGAGATCACCGGTCTCCTTCTTTTCGCTGCTCTGGCCATCCGGAAGGGGCTCCTTATTGGGAAATGCAGACTTTGGAGCAGCCTGAAGGGGTGATTTTTTACCTGAAACGACTGCCTTTGGACTCTTTTTCTCCTGGGGAGCGGTCGTAGCTTTTGCCGGATCGGTAGCCGGCGAGGGGGCGCTTTTGGCTGCCCGCTCTTCGGCCTGTTTTGCAAACTCAACATGGTCCAGCTGAACTAGGGCCGAAGCGAGTGTGCCAGAGAGTTTCACTGGAAGCAGCATTCTATCCTGCTCGTCAAGAAGCTTGCCTCTTGCACCCTTATCGGTCACGAGCTGTAGCGAAATCCCTTTCGGGATGACGATGACGCCCTTTCCGTCGATCATCCCTTCGCCGAATCGCTTATCAGAAGCGGGATCCCCCGCCTCAGGATATTTTATCGATGCGGAAAAGCTCTCAGCCTCAT
The nucleotide sequence above comes from Myxococcales bacterium. Encoded proteins:
- a CDS encoding GldG family protein; this encodes MRRLQATISTAALLISLLAVNYLAARNPARWDLTSDKLYTLSKSTNEILNKLDDTVTVRMYFTSSIPPSLEPLRRGIEDILSEFKTAAHGKIKIEFIDPNTSATEEQKAALLGIPPVQLNVIEKDKQEVAKIYLGMAVMYKGRQQVIPVVRNVQNMEYDLTEAILKVSSENMPKVAWFEKTADSKSSFQLVKASLGRRYEVLDITDKNIGELDAKDFGVLVLASPPDFSKNEIAAIDGYLMDGGKIIAMIDRFIIGTDMGLEPFKSSAVDMLSHYGIDVDNSMVVDHSNAMAAFTGGPVTYHLPYPYWVEVRAGQFDPESPIVSDLQSVVLPWTSPLSISGAGEENEDQVLAYSSQLSTAVPADEIKTDPKTAGEALLDGKKESMPLIALAKGPFGSFIKKMSKGSSAESPSVSAILAVGTSRWIDDAFLENFPQNAAIFENAVDAFVMGEALIGIRSRFDTSRPIAMMPEGASAVFKFLNLAIGPAIMIAIGVVVWIFRKRKFSNLKRKYSK
- a CDS encoding S8 family serine peptidase, producing the protein MRKISFLFFIIFFANYGSAYPGGMDLMMRSIVRKGEAATWSKTLPERGGIRLVPCLVKSKNAKDTIEFVEKSGGSATAITGSILSASIPIDMVKPLADREEVLFVEFSSPLSSKMDTARAAGNVADVQNGKGLGVKYKGKNVVIGVVDDGLDYGHPDFWDSSRVTRIQYLKQKIDDRTIECTKGSITGKSCEIEDGGQGFTHGTHVTGIAASSDSEYTGIAPQADIMFAFLDASDAYTSGELPTSFGASVVDSVAAIFEKADLLDKAAVVNLSLGTSLGAHDGTSLMEEGLTEQTGVGRIIVGAAGNEQVIPESFWPTRRPYIGGIHSSIAVGSKEAKGSRLAIWNGSSSTSSFVGGTMVDIWLDGNAGNCELSVYGYTEGRAVEDFTFAGLTSTSQAVLHAKNISFGEESSDTITAEDGSVKADIEIDPSDIRNDKPHATVLLYPAKSELGALLESMWFDIVIKSSSGECSGNMWLYYDHTSFHDFLKGIEGVAPDMAGSGKGAAYDLFDGDSLMTTTIPATAKGVIAVGSWLAEKPIGSGVSEWTGMNGKTYSQADIDSPGGLGSIVDDLSSFSSLGPTADARTKPDIVAPGEPIVSSKARESGVSSALKTNELHFKNAGTSMASPYIAGVVALLLERNNTLGVKEVRNALAEGASEAGMTKKTTDKRDSFGAGKINAVEVLDSVEEDTSAYKGTGDLESASGCSLTDSANLHRSAVFDLLLLILASTSLALLARIFRAAAFLRGRPSLHRRA